Part of the Mauremys reevesii isolate NIE-2019 linkage group 4, ASM1616193v1, whole genome shotgun sequence genome is shown below.
gaggagtggggcccaCCCCCAAAATCGGTGTCCTGACTTTAAACCAGGCATACGCAGAGCAAGAGCGCCCTCTGGTGGAGTTAGGGAAactgcaggactcctgggttctctcccagctctgggagggggtgggggcagtggctgggggtgggggcaggactcctgggttctctccgggctctgaggggggggggcgcgcaggactcctgggttctctcccggctctgggaggggagtgggggctggtgggtcagagcaggggggctgggagccaggactcctgggttctctccggggtctggcaggggagagggggcaggactcctgggttcatccTGCGTCTCTCTGGGCAGGTACCTCAAACCAGACATGGAGAAGAAATCGAAGCACAAAACGAGCGTGAAGAAGAAAACGCTGAACCCCGAATATAAcgaggtgcagggggtggggctccaggtgggggggcagagggcccaGAGCACCCCTACACTTTGCTGTAAGGCCCCCGGCTGTTGGGGGACCCGGCCTGaccacctccccgcccccccaggaatTCTTCTACGAAATCGACCAGTCGGAGCTGGCGCAGAAATCCCTGGAGATCACAGTCTGGGACTACGACATCGGGAAATCCAACGACTTCATCGGTGAGGGGGGCGTGGGCTGGCTCAGCTGGGGGGCAGAGGACAGGAGAAGGGCACCAATGGGGCAGGGTAAGGGATGCCATGGGGCAGGGCCCGGAGAGCCAGGCACGGGGCGCCGGGCCGCGGGGGGGCTGGGCCCGTAGGGCCAGGCAcggggctcctgggggcagggggggctgggcccgGAGGGCCAGGCACGGGGCTCCGTGGGGCAGGGCCCGGAGGGCCAGGCACGGGgctccgtggggcagggggcgctgggcccgGAGGCCCAGGCACGGGGCtccgtggggcgggggggcgctgGGCCCGGAGGCCCAGGCACGGGGCtccgtggggcggggctgggcccgGAGGGCCAGGCAAGGGGCtccgtggggcggggctgggcccgGAGGGCCAGGCACGGGGctcggtggggcagggggcgctgggcccgGAGGCCCAGGCAcggggctccctggggcaggggctgggcccagaGGGCCAGGCACGGGGCTCCGTGGGGCACGGGGGGCTGGGCCCGGAGGGCCAGGCAAGGGGCTCCATGGTGCGGAGTGGGGCGGGGCCCGGAGGGCCAGGCACAGGgctccgtggggcagggggcgctgggcccgGAGGGCCAGGCACGGGGCTCcgtggggccgggggggctgggcccGGAGGGCCAGGCAAGGGGCTCcatggggcggggccgggagggcCAGGCACGCCAGACGGGGGCTccgggggcagggccccaggcacGGGatccgtggggcagggggcgctgggcccgGAGGGCCAGGCACGGGGctccgtggggcagggggggctgggcccgGAGGGCCAGGCAAGGGGCTCCGTGGGGCGGGGCCCGGAGGGCCAGGCACAGGGctccgtggggcaggggggcgctgggCCCGGAGGGCCAGGCCCGGGGCTCCGTGGGGCACGGGGCTCCGTGGGGGGCTGGGCCCGGAGGGGGGCTCCcctaaccccctctccccccaggtggCGCGACCCTGGGCCTGGACTCCAAGGGCGAGCGGCTGCGGCACTggctgggctgcctgcagagccccgaccagcgctgggagcagtgGCACACGCTGACCAATGAGCTCCCAGAATCCTCGGCCTTCGCGCCCTGATTGGCCCTGGGGCCCGCTGCTCCCTGCCTGCTTCTTAAAGGAGCGGGGCCCTTTGCACGAGGACTCTTGCATGTTTACACGGGGGCGGTAAGAAACCCGCCCCCTCCGTGCTGTGTCTGTCTGGGGGGGCGGTTTGGTTACATTAGGGGAGGGGCAACACTGACTCCACCCCTCTCATCCTGTTATGTAGGGGAGGGGCCTCATATGCAAATTGGCACTTGCTGCAAGAATATTATGCAAAACAGTATTAAAATTGGTGGGAAACTagcccctccatcccctcccacacacccctcctttcAAGGAGGAATTTTAGCACCTTCCCCTTTAAAAAGAATTTTTGTCTGCAGTCAAAAATCCCACCCCCGCTCTTAAAGGAGCATCCTTTTTCTGCACCGTTTTTTACAAAACGGTTTGTAAAAAGGGTCATTTGCACCGGGAGGGTCCCCTCGAAACCACCAGCCTCATTCAATGGCTTTTTTTCCTAAGGGCTTCTGGGATTTCAGGGGGGCCAGGGAGagttggggggcagtcaggggtcacTGAAGTCGCCACAGCACTGTTTTTATACCAAAATCTTGTTTAATTGGTTAATTTGCATGTCTGGAGCCTGTTAATGCAACTGGAATGGATGTGAAATAAACTGGGGGGCCTCTTGGGGGCCCCCACCACAATGTTGAGCTGTGCGTATCTGGGGTgccgccccccaacccccactatTCCGGTATATCTATGACAAGCTCGTCATCCCCATCCAGGGGGTCTTCGCCACTCCCTTCCCCTGCATCGCTGAACATTTGCTGGGGCACAGTGCTGAGGATGGTGGGGGGCGGGAGCTTGGAGGAGAGCGGGGCCAGAGGGCCCCCCCGGGGCGAAGAGAAGGGGAGACCCCCCACCACTGAGCAGTCGGGATGGGTGGCTGGCGTCAGGGACATCTGTAAGGGAGAGACGGGAGGGAAAGTGAGGGGGCTGCtgaccacccccccccacccagtacCTCCCTCCACGTTCCCCACAAACCCCACCTGTCCtgaactccctcccctcctcctgacTCCCCACACGTGAACCCCGCCACCAACTCCCCACTAACCCACCTGTCCTAGGCTTGGCTCCTGCATGACCCCTCAttcccaacccccccacacacgccctcactgcccccagacACATGACTCCTCCCCCCGGCCAGGTGGTACCTTTAACTTGCGAGTGCCCTTGGCCCGTCGCTCCGGGCGGGCACGTTCGGGGCGGGGGGCGCAGGGCTCCGGCGCCAGGTACTCGGAGGGGAACGGGCTGTAGGGTGGGGAGGCCAGCTGGGgataggggggaggggggcagtacaggagagatggagaaaaggtgagagaatGGGGGGGCACTCCAGGATGGACCCCCCACCTCTCTCAACCCCACACACACAATGCAcccaaccccaccaccacccctggcATCCCCACATATCCCATCACCCAGACACCACCACACAACCCTGCCCACACACCCTCACCAAGGAACACCCCCTAATGCCCCCCTCAATGCTCACTGCCTTAATGCACACTCCACAGTGCCCCCCCATGGGACAGCCGACACCCACAGCCGGCTTTACCACGGAGCCCCATTGCTCAACATCTGCACCGGCGAGGTGGGTGACCCCCATGGAGCGATtgggggcaagggagggggtggCACCTCCCCACTCAGCCGACGCCAATGGGGGCTCTGCCTTTGAAGCCAAGGCAGCCATGTTGGATACTGGCAGTGCTCTAACTTTGCCCATCTTAAATATGGCAGCTCTGCCCACACTGCCATATTGGATACTGGAACAGACATCACCTTTCCTGAAGATGGGGCCTATCCTGAAGCTACAGCAGACATATTGGATACTGGCAGAGATCACATCACCAGCCCACAGCCCCAGTCTGGAGGCCATATTGGATTCTGGCACCACATTCCCCAAAGTGGAGGGGTCACTCACTGAGCTTAGGTAGGGGGAGGGCGCCCCCGAGCCCTGCAGGGGAAAGCCCGAGGTCGCCTGGAGAGACAGGCCAGAGGATGATGGGGATGAGGCTCCGCCAAGCTGGGGGCTCCGCTTCCTGGAGGCGGGAAGAGAGACACAGGAAGTTGCCACAGGAGCAGCCATGTCACATACTGGCACGTGCCCATCCACTGCCCACATTAAATATGGTGGCTCTACCCAGGAAACCAGGC
Proteins encoded:
- the INO80E gene encoding LOW QUALITY PROTEIN: INO80 complex subunit E (The sequence of the model RefSeq protein was modified relative to this genomic sequence to represent the inferred CDS: inserted 1 base in 1 codon); the protein is MNGGEAEPGGYKRRYRALKRRLKLLIYEQECFXEELRKAQRKLLKVSRDKSFLLDRLLQHENVDDESSDSEATASSENSDGEGPKGAEPQPLKRKRSPQLGGASSPSSSGLSLQATSGFPLQGSGAPSPYLSSLASPPYSPFPSEYLAPEPCAPRPERARPERRAKGTRKLKMSLTPATHPDCSVVGGLPFSSPRGGPLAPLSSKLPPPTILSTVPQQMFSDAGEGSGEDPLDGDDELVIDIPE